From Halotia branconii CENA392, the proteins below share one genomic window:
- a CDS encoding hydantoinase/oxoprolinase family protein encodes MLKVFADRGGTFTDIVAVTDDQAIIDRLSRHQSQFLIMPVPKQQWVIVYKLLSENPEQYEDTVIQGIRDIFGLKNHQPIPYTAIEVVKMGTTVATNALLERQGDRVVLMITKGFKDALRIGYQNRPDIFARHIILPTMLYEQVIEVDERYDAHGNELKTVDIAQIKQDLQAVYHTGVRSCAIVLMHSDRYPQHEQQVAAIAEEIGFTQISISHQVSPLMKLVSRGDTTVVDAYLTPILRRYVNQIASQLPHVKLMFMKSDGGLTDAGQFQGKDSILSGPAGGIVGAVQTSKRAGFDLIITFDMGGTSTDVAHFKGEYERQLDSEISGARMQVPVLSINTIAAGGGSILMFDGSSYRVGPKSAGSNPGPACYRRGGPLTVTDANVMLGKIHPQYFPSVFGNDGNLPLDKNIVLEKFTQLVEEIATVTGNYRTPEQVAAGFIAIAVENMANAIKKISLQRGYDVTKYVLCCFGGAGGQVACLIADTLGMKQIFLHPYAGVLSAYGMGLADVKATRVRGLEQPLNQALIPQIMQLMESLETQARSEITQDKSSAEAEVIQKMNLKYEETNSILSVDFNEDIMMLQTAFTNEHKSRYGFIQPDKSLIVESISVEVIQKMDTPEEPSITHTRPVNSALQPLEIVKMFTANKWHDTPVYRREDLQPGDWINGAAIIVEKISTVVVEPNWQARLNEHNHLILQRLPKAVE; translated from the coding sequence ATGTTAAAAGTCTTTGCAGACAGAGGTGGCACATTTACAGATATTGTGGCTGTAACTGATGATCAGGCAATTATAGACAGACTTTCAAGACATCAGTCACAGTTTTTAATCATGCCTGTCCCTAAACAACAATGGGTAATAGTCTATAAATTACTGTCCGAAAATCCTGAACAATATGAAGATACAGTTATTCAGGGTATTCGGGATATTTTCGGTTTAAAAAATCATCAACCTATTCCCTATACTGCAATAGAAGTAGTCAAAATGGGAACAACAGTTGCAACGAATGCACTGTTAGAAAGGCAAGGAGATAGAGTAGTTCTGATGATTACGAAAGGGTTTAAAGATGCACTGCGAATTGGCTACCAAAACCGTCCTGATATCTTTGCTCGTCACATCATTTTACCAACAATGCTTTATGAACAAGTTATTGAAGTAGACGAACGTTATGATGCTCATGGAAATGAATTAAAAACCGTTGATATTGCACAGATAAAACAAGATTTACAAGCAGTTTATCATACAGGAGTTCGTAGTTGTGCTATTGTGCTTATGCACAGCGATCGCTATCCCCAACACGAGCAACAAGTAGCAGCAATTGCTGAAGAAATTGGCTTTACACAAATTTCTATATCTCACCAAGTCAGTCCATTAATGAAATTAGTAAGTCGAGGAGATACAACTGTTGTAGATGCTTATTTAACTCCAATTTTGCGCCGCTATGTCAACCAAATAGCAAGTCAATTACCTCATGTAAAATTAATGTTTATGAAGTCTGATGGAGGCTTAACTGATGCTGGACAATTTCAGGGTAAAGATAGTATTTTAAGTGGCCCTGCTGGCGGTATTGTTGGTGCAGTGCAAACTAGCAAAAGAGCAGGTTTCGATTTAATAATTACCTTTGATATGGGGGGAACAAGTACAGATGTTGCCCATTTTAAAGGAGAGTACGAACGTCAACTAGATTCAGAAATTTCTGGGGCGCGAATGCAAGTTCCTGTATTATCAATTAATACGATCGCGGCTGGTGGCGGTTCAATTTTGATGTTCGATGGTTCTAGCTATCGTGTCGGGCCAAAATCGGCTGGTTCTAATCCCGGTCCTGCTTGTTATCGGCGAGGTGGTCCTTTAACGGTCACAGATGCTAATGTAATGTTAGGTAAGATTCATCCTCAATATTTTCCTTCTGTCTTTGGCAATGATGGCAATTTACCATTAGATAAAAATATTGTCTTAGAGAAATTTACCCAATTAGTCGAAGAAATTGCAACTGTTACAGGAAATTATCGTACCCCCGAACAAGTAGCAGCAGGATTTATTGCTATTGCTGTGGAAAATATGGCAAATGCAATTAAAAAAATTAGTCTACAACGTGGTTATGATGTCACAAAATATGTACTTTGTTGTTTTGGTGGTGCAGGCGGACAAGTTGCTTGTTTAATTGCTGACACTTTAGGAATGAAACAGATATTTTTACATCCTTATGCTGGTGTTCTTTCAGCCTATGGAATGGGATTAGCTGATGTGAAAGCCACCAGAGTAAGAGGATTAGAACAGCCTTTAAATCAAGCCTTAATTCCTCAAATAATGCAGTTGATGGAGTCTTTAGAAACCCAAGCTAGAAGCGAAATCACTCAAGATAAAAGCAGCGCTGAAGCAGAAGTAATTCAAAAAATGAATTTGAAATATGAGGAAACTAATTCTATTTTAAGCGTTGATTTTAATGAAGATATCATGATGTTGCAAACAGCATTTACAAATGAACATAAATCTCGCTATGGTTTCATCCAGCCAGATAAATCCTTAATTGTGGAATCTATTTCAGTAGAAGTAATTCAGAAAATGGATACTCCTGAAGAACCTTCAATTACTCATACCCGTCCTGTAAATTCAGCTCTTCAACCTCTAGAAATAGTCAAAATGTTCACTGCTAATAAATGGCATGATACGCCAGTTTATCGCCGTGAAGATTTGCAACCGGGAGATTGGATCAATGGTGCGGCGATTATTGTCGAAAAAATTAGCACGGTTGTAGTTGAACCTAACTGGCAAGCCAGATTAAATGAGCATAATCATTTAATTTTACAACGTCTTCCCAAAGCAGTCGAATGA
- a CDS encoding hydantoinase B/oxoprolinase family protein — protein MYTKLQPDPVRLEIFKNLYQFIAEQMGIVLQNTAASVNIKERLDFSCAIFDSSGLLVANAPHIPVHLGSMSESVRSLINAHGDTIKSGNVYLSNNPYNGGTHLPDVTAITPVFLENEEKTTSATAIFYVASRGHQADIGGITPGSMPPHSTTVEEEGIIFDNFLLVEQGNFREILVRELLLNHLYPARNPDQNIADFKAQIAANQRGVQELLKMVEQYGLETVQAYMKFVQANAEESVRKAIAVLKNGSFIYKMDNGAHIQVKVTIDYSDRSATIDFTGTSEQLKSNFNAPKAVTQAAVLYVFRTLVDDRIPLNAGCLNPLKIIIPEGCMLNPTYPAAVVAGNVETSQTIVDALYGALGVMAASQGTMNNFTFGNERYQYYETICGGSGAGANFDGTDGVHSHMTNSRLTDPEVLETRYPVQVESFGLRLDSGGKGKHSGGNGVIRRIRFLEPMTANILSGHRFVPPFGLNGGEAAKVGRNWIQRQNGTQENLDSTATVEMKPGDIFVIETPGGGGFGSIESGEKLHPFMGGEG, from the coding sequence ATGTACACAAAATTGCAACCCGATCCCGTTCGCTTAGAAATATTCAAAAATCTCTATCAATTTATCGCCGAACAAATGGGAATTGTGCTGCAAAATACGGCAGCATCGGTAAATATCAAAGAAAGACTAGATTTCTCCTGTGCTATTTTCGACTCTTCTGGATTATTAGTAGCTAACGCTCCTCATATTCCTGTACATTTAGGCTCAATGAGTGAAAGTGTTCGCAGTTTAATTAATGCTCATGGTGACACAATTAAATCAGGAAATGTGTATCTATCTAATAATCCTTATAACGGAGGAACCCATCTGCCAGATGTGACTGCAATTACCCCTGTATTTCTGGAAAATGAAGAAAAGACTACATCTGCTACTGCCATTTTTTATGTTGCTTCTCGCGGACATCAAGCCGATATCGGTGGAATAACTCCCGGTTCCATGCCTCCCCACAGTACCACCGTAGAAGAAGAAGGAATTATTTTTGATAATTTTCTCTTAGTTGAACAAGGAAATTTTCGAGAAATTCTAGTGCGAGAATTACTCTTAAATCATCTGTATCCGGCTCGGAATCCTGACCAAAATATAGCTGATTTTAAAGCACAAATTGCTGCCAATCAAAGGGGAGTTCAAGAACTTCTAAAAATGGTTGAGCAATATGGATTGGAGACAGTGCAAGCTTATATGAAATTTGTCCAAGCCAATGCTGAGGAGTCAGTGAGAAAAGCGATCGCTGTTCTCAAAAATGGCTCATTTATTTATAAAATGGATAATGGCGCACATATTCAAGTTAAAGTGACTATTGACTACAGCGATCGCAGTGCTACCATTGATTTTACTGGAACATCTGAGCAACTTAAGAGTAATTTTAATGCTCCTAAAGCTGTGACTCAAGCAGCAGTCTTATACGTCTTCCGAACTTTAGTAGATGATCGCATTCCCCTCAATGCTGGATGTCTCAACCCGTTAAAAATCATTATTCCCGAAGGCTGTATGCTGAATCCCACCTATCCAGCAGCAGTAGTGGCGGGTAATGTCGAAACATCTCAAACTATTGTCGATGCTTTATATGGTGCTTTGGGCGTAATGGCAGCTTCTCAAGGAACAATGAATAATTTCACTTTTGGTAACGAGCGATATCAATATTATGAAACTATCTGCGGTGGTTCTGGGGCTGGAGCTAACTTTGATGGTACTGATGGCGTTCATTCTCACATGACTAACTCTCGCTTAACTGATCCAGAAGTTTTGGAAACTCGCTATCCTGTGCAGGTAGAAAGTTTTGGTCTTCGTCTCGATAGCGGCGGTAAAGGAAAACATTCAGGTGGCAATGGGGTGATTCGTCGTATTCGTTTTTTAGAACCTATGACAGCCAATATTCTTTCTGGACATAGATTTGTGCCTCCCTTTGGGTTAAATGGTGGCGAAGCCGCAAAAGTAGGACGCAACTGGATACAACGTCAAAATGGAACTCAAGAAAATTTAGATAGTACAGCAACAGTAGAAATGAAACCTGGGGATATTTTTGTTATAGAAACTCCTGGTGGTGGAGGATTTGGTTCAATTGAAAGCGGCGAGAAACTCCATCCCTTCATGGGTGGAGAGGGATAG
- the pstB gene encoding phosphate ABC transporter ATP-binding protein PstB, translated as MSTQNQTNNHRNTQNPGETTAVLQTEKLSVYYGDTLALRDVYMEIPKQRVTAFIGPSGCGKSTLLRCFNRLNDLIDKCRVEGKVFYRNKNLYSPKIDPVEVRRRIGMVFQKPNPFPKSIYENIAYGARIQNRKENMDELVERSLQRAALWSEVKDKLKENGLSLSGGQQQRLCIARAIALKPEVVLMDEPCSSLDPVSTQRVEELIHELKEEYTIIIVTHNMQQASRVSDYTAFFNAEESDKGNRFGYLVEYDETGKVFSNPQAQATKEYLSGKFG; from the coding sequence ATGTCTACTCAAAATCAAACTAATAATCATCGAAATACTCAAAATCCAGGCGAAACTACAGCCGTTTTGCAAACAGAAAAACTCAGCGTCTACTACGGTGATACTTTGGCGCTCCGTGATGTTTATATGGAAATACCAAAACAACGAGTAACTGCTTTTATTGGCCCTTCTGGTTGCGGCAAAAGTACGTTACTGCGTTGCTTTAATCGTCTGAATGATTTGATTGATAAATGTCGAGTAGAAGGTAAAGTTTTCTACCGGAATAAAAATCTTTATTCACCTAAAATCGATCCGGTTGAAGTGCGGCGGCGGATTGGTATGGTATTTCAAAAACCCAACCCCTTCCCCAAATCAATTTATGAAAATATTGCTTACGGAGCTAGGATTCAAAACCGTAAGGAAAATATGGATGAATTAGTCGAGCGATCGCTCCAACGAGCTGCTTTATGGAGTGAAGTTAAAGATAAACTTAAAGAAAATGGTTTATCCCTTTCTGGTGGACAACAACAGCGTTTATGTATTGCCAGAGCGATCGCCCTTAAACCAGAAGTAGTCTTGATGGATGAACCCTGTTCTTCTCTAGATCCTGTCTCTACTCAGCGAGTTGAAGAATTAATTCACGAACTCAAAGAAGAATATACAATTATTATCGTCACCCATAACATGCAACAAGCTTCACGGGTGTCAGATTACACCGCTTTTTTCAATGCTGAAGAATCAGACAAAGGAAACCGCTTCGGTTACTTAGTAGAATATGACGAAACAGGGAAAGTTTTTAGTAATCCCCAAGCCCAAGCAACTAAAGAATATCTCAGCGGTAAATTTGGGTAA
- the recJ gene encoding single-stranded-DNA-specific exonuclease RecJ encodes MSEQQQWKITATEQPPNWFIEAVKQHTPASSGLHAAQLLWQRKIKDHQQLAAFINHKAYQTASPFEFGQEMHLAVARLQQARHAGEKIAIWGDFDADGITATSVLWDGLGLFFAQNTQLTFYIPNRLKESHGLNHQGIDNLAQQDCKLIVTCDTGSTNINEIIYAKELGIDVIVTDHHTLPEERPAVAAIINPRYLPSEHQLFHLSGVAVAYKLIEALYQTLPDVPKHPLTDLLDLVAIGLIADLVQLSGDCRYLAQVGIQRLQADFKQPPAARRRPGVGRLLELCQKSGDRPTDISFGLGPRINAVSRIQGDASFCVELLTSRDIQRCHELAEVTELANARRKSLQKDVQAQVGQKLTQLDLSTTSVIVLEDAQWPAGVLGLVAGQIAQETGRPTILLSTEDTTSPQPLAPSPSFLARGSARSINSVDLYQLVKEQAHLLHRFGGHPFAAGLSLPIENIPLFTAAVNQQLRQSLGGTTLTPTVQADLTVTVADLGKELFLELKLLEPCGMGNPVPKLLIQNCWFDNAWHRNQQDSQGKKVQYIKTDFDIRDDSSRSPFPGIWWGHYKDELPIGRCDCIAELDYNTFKKRYEIRLIAVRPAANLELTTQQSTSILDWRNQKDSTLSLNKSVLTIQDCPTNWDDLRAWWKRSLYHQQQLAIAWSKPNHQPPNEIWLTLVGIAKYLNRTNHTVTRVQLLQKLGIRDQTLFLGFKALKYLGFTVKLQDHDLRINHNPKNISTTLADNAAAKFLAAISEEQFQRKYFAEVPLSTIAVMIK; translated from the coding sequence ATGTCAGAACAACAGCAGTGGAAAATCACAGCAACAGAACAACCACCCAATTGGTTCATCGAAGCGGTGAAACAGCACACACCAGCATCAAGTGGACTACATGCAGCACAATTGTTGTGGCAACGCAAAATTAAAGATCATCAACAATTAGCAGCTTTTATCAACCATAAAGCTTATCAAACGGCGAGTCCTTTTGAATTTGGGCAAGAAATGCATCTAGCAGTAGCTAGACTGCAACAAGCACGTCATGCGGGTGAAAAAATTGCTATTTGGGGAGACTTTGATGCTGATGGTATTACTGCTACATCTGTGTTGTGGGATGGTTTAGGACTATTTTTCGCTCAAAATACTCAGTTAACTTTTTATATTCCCAATCGGCTGAAAGAATCTCACGGACTCAACCATCAAGGTATTGACAATTTAGCTCAACAAGATTGTAAGTTAATTGTTACTTGTGATACGGGTAGCACCAATATTAATGAAATTATTTATGCTAAAGAACTAGGTATAGATGTCATAGTCACAGACCACCACACTTTACCTGAAGAACGCCCAGCAGTGGCAGCAATTATTAATCCTCGTTATTTGCCAAGTGAACATCAGCTATTTCATCTTTCTGGGGTAGCGGTGGCTTACAAATTAATAGAAGCCTTATATCAAACTTTGCCTGATGTTCCCAAACATCCATTAACAGATTTATTAGATTTAGTGGCTATAGGTTTAATTGCTGATTTGGTGCAGCTAAGTGGAGATTGTCGTTATTTAGCGCAAGTAGGAATCCAACGACTGCAAGCCGACTTTAAACAACCACCAGCAGCACGACGACGACCAGGAGTAGGGCGATTATTAGAATTGTGCCAGAAAAGCGGCGATCGCCCCACAGATATTTCCTTCGGTTTAGGGCCACGCATTAATGCCGTCAGCCGCATTCAAGGTGATGCTAGTTTCTGCGTGGAATTATTAACTAGCCGAGATATTCAACGTTGTCACGAACTAGCCGAAGTCACAGAACTTGCCAACGCCCGCAGGAAGTCTTTACAAAAAGATGTGCAAGCACAAGTAGGACAAAAACTCACTCAATTAGATTTATCCACCACTAGCGTTATTGTTTTAGAAGATGCCCAATGGCCAGCAGGTGTGTTAGGTTTAGTCGCCGGACAAATAGCACAAGAAACAGGCCGCCCCACCATCTTATTAAGCACAGAAGACACTACTAGCCCCCAGCCCCTAGCCCCTAGTCCCTCTTTTTTAGCCCGTGGTTCTGCCCGTTCAATAAATTCCGTCGATTTATACCAATTGGTGAAAGAACAAGCACATCTATTACATCGCTTTGGCGGACACCCCTTTGCAGCGGGTTTGAGTTTGCCAATAGAGAATATTCCTTTATTTACAGCGGCGGTTAATCAGCAGTTACGACAATCTTTAGGCGGCACAACTCTCACGCCCACAGTGCAAGCAGATTTAACGGTGACAGTTGCAGACTTGGGCAAAGAGTTATTTTTGGAACTGAAACTTTTAGAACCTTGTGGGATGGGAAATCCTGTCCCGAAACTATTAATTCAAAACTGCTGGTTTGACAATGCTTGGCATCGCAATCAACAAGATTCGCAAGGGAAGAAAGTACAATATATTAAAACCGACTTTGATATTCGAGATGATTCTAGTAGAAGTCCTTTTCCTGGTATTTGGTGGGGACACTATAAAGATGAATTACCGATAGGACGATGTGATTGTATCGCCGAACTCGACTACAACACCTTCAAAAAACGCTATGAAATTAGATTAATTGCTGTGCGTCCTGCTGCTAACTTAGAACTGACAACTCAGCAATCGACATCTATATTAGACTGGCGAAATCAAAAAGATTCAACACTCAGCCTTAATAAATCAGTATTAACTATTCAAGATTGTCCCACAAACTGGGATGATTTACGCGCTTGGTGGAAGCGATCGCTTTATCATCAACAACAATTAGCGATCGCTTGGTCTAAACCCAACCATCAACCACCTAACGAAATTTGGCTAACTTTAGTTGGGATTGCTAAATATCTCAATCGTACCAATCATACAGTTACCCGCGTTCAACTTTTACAAAAACTTGGCATTCGTGACCAAACTTTATTTTTAGGATTCAAAGCTTTAAAATATTTGGGATTCACAGTTAAATTACAAGACCATGATTTACGCATCAACCACAATCCCAAAAATATATCTACAACCTTAGCTGATAATGCTGCCGCCAAATTTTTAGCTGCCATCAGTGAAGAACAATTTCAGCGAAAGTATTTTGCAGAAGTGCCTTTATCTACTATTGCCGTGATGATTAAGTAA
- the pstA gene encoding phosphate ABC transporter permease PstA, whose translation MTSTNKGRNSANIDESMEFSYATRRTLIGTVLTVLAFLMLGIAILPLGLVLGYVIFKGASQFNLELFTGQIPVALQEGGGVGAAIVGTLIVVGIASALSIPFGILAAVYLSEFSSGTIVKWIRFATNVLSGVPSIIVGLFAYGVVVATTNQFSAVAGGFALAVLMLPIVVRTADEALQLVPQEVRWASTGVGASNFQTVLQVVLPSAMGAILTGTTLAIARAAGETAPLIFTVLFSQFWPRSVWQPIPTLSVLVYNFATVPYQNQQELAWAASLILVLLVLITSILSRLAALKSTY comes from the coding sequence CGAACATTAATTGGGACTGTGCTGACGGTATTAGCATTTCTCATGCTGGGTATTGCAATTTTGCCTTTAGGATTAGTGCTTGGTTATGTTATTTTTAAAGGAGCTAGTCAATTTAATCTAGAATTATTTACTGGACAGATACCAGTTGCCTTACAAGAAGGTGGCGGTGTTGGTGCTGCTATTGTCGGAACATTAATTGTAGTAGGAATTGCTTCAGCATTGAGCATTCCTTTTGGGATTTTAGCAGCTGTTTATTTATCAGAGTTTAGTTCCGGCACAATAGTTAAGTGGATTCGTTTTGCGACTAATGTATTGAGTGGTGTACCCTCAATTATCGTGGGATTATTTGCTTATGGTGTAGTGGTTGCAACTACAAATCAATTCTCAGCCGTAGCTGGGGGTTTTGCTTTAGCAGTTTTGATGCTACCGATAGTGGTAAGAACTGCTGATGAAGCCTTACAATTAGTACCTCAAGAAGTACGTTGGGCATCAACAGGGGTAGGCGCTTCTAACTTTCAAACCGTTTTACAAGTAGTTTTACCGTCAGCGATGGGAGCAATTTTAACAGGTACAACTTTAGCGATCGCTCGTGCGGCTGGTGAAACTGCACCTTTAATTTTTACTGTTTTATTTTCCCAATTTTGGCCTAGAAGTGTTTGGCAACCAATTCCTACTTTATCAGTATTAGTTTATAACTTTGCCACCGTTCCCTATCAAAATCAACAAGAACTTGCCTGGGCAGCTTCACTCATTCTAGTTTTATTAGTGCTAATTACTAGCATTCTTTCCCGATTAGCAGCACTTAAAAGTACTTATTGA